A genomic window from Synechococcus sp. CBW1107 includes:
- a CDS encoding alpha/beta hydrolase: MMVFKPRTHKTEINGGDMSGQIMMKFECSCIELEQRKQSQSGALFDAIPAILSTENGCRRPRARRRFSLLLLAMFLLMETMLSSCAMASSFKRRVQGNRQSAASKPVNVSTSGLAYSPLIPGAPAGSNTLDIFACKQSFGSPCPTLVYVHGGSLMRGDKRSVGSMPDLMNRNGFCLVSLNYPVYGRPVNGLIEQQMSALSSATAWLEGNLSKIRPSCTMKDAAMIGHSAGAYLAALTATSPRYRATADTYQKFILNDSNWYTGKVARYKDSLATIFGQSAMSGSGKNSLLAEWVPAQLVRTSCPKKSSPTDVMIMYSTQRPEKQQSEIRSFASALNDCRAFNASLSAHPYDHKGMHTSIGEPGSSTGAAILAALKR, translated from the coding sequence ATGATGGTGTTCAAGCCGAGAACTCATAAAACTGAGATAAATGGAGGCGACATGTCAGGTCAAATCATGATGAAATTCGAGTGTTCATGTATTGAACTGGAACAAAGAAAACAATCGCAATCCGGCGCTTTGTTCGACGCAATCCCTGCTATTCTGTCAACAGAGAATGGTTGCCGTCGGCCCAGAGCCAGAAGGAGGTTCTCTCTGCTTCTGCTGGCCATGTTTCTGCTGATGGAGACCATGCTCTCAAGTTGCGCGATGGCAAGTTCGTTCAAGCGTCGCGTTCAGGGAAATAGGCAATCTGCAGCATCTAAACCAGTCAATGTGTCTACAAGTGGTTTGGCTTACTCGCCATTGATTCCTGGTGCTCCTGCGGGCAGTAATACCCTCGATATTTTTGCCTGTAAGCAGTCGTTTGGCTCACCATGCCCGACTCTTGTTTATGTTCATGGAGGATCTCTGATGAGAGGCGATAAAAGAAGTGTCGGTTCCATGCCAGACCTTATGAATCGCAATGGCTTCTGTCTTGTCTCCCTGAACTACCCAGTCTACGGACGTCCTGTCAACGGATTGATCGAGCAGCAGATGTCTGCGCTTTCCTCCGCAACGGCATGGCTTGAAGGCAATCTCAGTAAAATCAGACCTTCATGCACCATGAAGGATGCTGCCATGATTGGACATTCAGCTGGAGCATATCTGGCAGCGCTGACTGCCACCAGTCCGCGATATCGAGCAACTGCAGATACTTACCAAAAATTCATTCTAAACGATTCTAACTGGTATACAGGCAAAGTAGCGCGATACAAAGATAGTCTGGCCACTATTTTTGGACAAAGTGCCATGAGCGGATCGGGCAAAAATTCCCTTCTTGCCGAATGGGTCCCCGCTCAGCTTGTCAGGACATCATGCCCGAAGAAATCATCACCAACCGATGTGATGATTATGTATTCAACCCAACGGCCCGAAAAACAGCAGTCTGAAATCAGGTCGTTCGCCAGTGCACTCAATGATTGCAGGGCTTTCAACGCCTCTCTTTCGGCTCATCCATATGACCATAAAGGTATGCACACGAGTATCGGAGAGCCTGGAAGCAGCACGGGGGCGGCCATTCTTGCTGCTCTGAAACGTTGA